In Streptococcus parauberis NCFD 2020, the sequence AACTGACAAAACAAACACTAGCTAAAAACATGATATCTTTCCTTGATCTGGTTTTTTTAATACAGCAAGTAGATGGCCAAACTGCTTTTTCCACACCGTGAATAACCACTTATCAGAACAGATTCCATATCATTCACGATTAAGTCGATATCCGCAAAAATAGGATTACTTCCTGGAAATGAATAAGTTAGATTTTCAATTGTTAACATTCATTTACCCGTCTATCCATTTGATACGAGTTGAGCACTCCGCCTTTTTCTAATTGTTGGCCTATCATTTTTGAGAGATAAAAGAAGGCAACTGATGATAAGGTTCTTATAATAAGTATCGTAAAATTGTACTTAAAAGAGAATGCAGATAATCCGTTAGTATAAAATGACCAAGCGTAACTTAATAGTGATGTAAAAATGGCAGATAGTAAAAATGGTAGCCAATCAGACCATTTATATTTTAAGAGGGGAAAGCCTAGTTCTGATCCCAATCCCTGTAAAAAACAATAATTAAACCACTTGGAGCAAAGACAGATCCAATTAGTACTTCAATTAAAGCTGCTAATAACTCTGTAATTAAGGCAGTTCCCGGTTTTTTTAAGATGTAAATTGCAATTGGTCCTGACATAAACCAGATACCATAAATTACTTCTTAGCCAGCCTACTGGTCCCAAAAATGGAACTAGGATATTCGAAAATAAGCCCGTTGAAAATTATACTACTCCTAGAATTACTGCAATCAGTGCAATTAGTAAAACATCTTTTAATACAACTTTATTCGTCATTTTCTTCCTCGTATCGATTTCTTTTGTATATCACAACACTTTTATTTATAATAAAAGTAATTTGCTTTCTTTCACTACCAGACATTATCTAAGGCGTAATCACTCCTCTCATTATTTTTAACATAAGCATATAATTTATAATAAAAATTAGGAAAACAAAAAAACTCCATTTACATATAAATGGAGTTTAACTATTGATTACATTGAAAAAGAATTTGATAAATAAACTTCTTCTTCAGTCCACGACAAAAATAAGTTTCGTGAAACACATTTCCCTTCGCCAGTCCTAACTGTATCAGGTTCAATGGGTATAATCTCAGCATAACAGCACCCCAAATGTTCTATTAAATTTTACAAAAAGATAATATCATATATTGTGAAAAATGACAAGGCTTTCATTTCACAAATGTTTTTCTATAATAGCAGGTAATTCAGATAAATCATTCAAAATGATGTCAACCTCTGAATAATCCTCTGGTTTTATGGTATACAAGTTATTTTGATAGTAGATTGTTTTCATATTAACAGATTTTGCTAATTTCAAATTTGAAATAGAATCCTCAACTAAAGGAATTTTTTCTAAGTCAAAATGATATTCATTTGCAATATATTGAAAATAGGCAGCATGTTTATCCTCAAAAACTGTATCCATAACACTTAAGACATCTGTAAAATAATCAAAGATACCAGCTGATCGCAAACCAATTTCTGCGATCTGCTTGTAGTTACTTGTAATGGCGTATAGTTGAAATCCCATTTCAGCTAGCTTTTCGATTGTTTTTTTAGCATTCTTCATTAAAGTTACATGAGCATAACCATCGATTAATAATTGATGCTTTATATCAGCAATGTCTTGTGCCTGAAATTCGGAGATAAGTAAACCAGAAAGATAAGTATCAGCCTCAGACATTGATAGTGACCATAATTGGTCCTGAATCTAATTAGTGAGACTTAGACTTTTTAATACAAGAAGATGATTAACTAGATCATCCCAAATCTGATAAGAATCAAAGATAACACCATCTAAATCAAAGAATACTTGTTTTATCATTTTTTCCAATCAATTATTTTATTTCTACTAAGCTTTCTTTTTTATCTGTCGCTAAACTATTCTTCAACCAGACAGAAATTGATAAAGCCAGTAGAAACAAGCCGATGAAGACCACTAAGGTATTAGTATAACTCTTAGTCATTTCAAAAATCATAGATAATAACATTGGTCCTACAAGCGCAGCGATTCCCCAAGCAGTTAAGATATAGCCATGAAGGGTTGCCAATTCTTTCGCTCCGAAAATATCACTCAAATAAGGAGGGATAAGAGAGAAGCCTGCACCATAACATGTCATTAAAATTGCCATTGATAGGACAAATAGAAATGGTATATGGAAGATAATTAAGAAGAATGACATGAGGACATTAACAATGAATAGAATGACAAATGTTAAGGGACGGCCAATAAAATCTGAAAGGCTAGCCCATAATAAACGACCAAAACCATTGAAAACCCCCATTAAGCCAACAACTACAGCTGCAGCTTCGACAGACATTCCAGCAACATCTTGTGCCATTGGAGCTACTACAGAAATAAGACCTAGTCCACAGGCAATATTAATAAATAAAATTAACCATAAAATATAGAATTCTTTTGTTTTTAATGCTTGGCTAGCAGACATTCCATTTGTCAAATCAGTTGCTGATTTATCCTTACTTTTGTCAACTAATTGTTGAAACTCTTCAGGATTTGGTTTTTTGATAAATTGCGATGAAATTAGCATAATTACAAAATATACTAAACCTAATATATAAAAAGTATTAACTAGTCCTCGATGATTAATTAAGTATTGGGCAATTGGACTTGTAAGTAATGAAGCAAATCCAAATCCCATAATTGCTAATCCTGTAGCCAAGCCTCTTTTATCAGGAAACCATTTTATAATGGTCGATACAGGAGTAATATAACCAGCTCCTAAACCAAGTCCACCAACAACACCATAGCCCAGGTAAAGTAACCATAATTGGTGGTTAGCGACAGCTAGTCCTGTAAGCATCGTGCCACCTGCATATAGAATTGCTGAAATAGTACCTGTAAGACGCGGACCAAACTTTTCAACTAGTTTTCCCATAAAGGCAGCAGACATTCCTAAACAGAAGATTGCTAAAGAAAAAGCAAATGCGACTGAAGATTGTTGCCAACCAGTTTCCATCATAATTGGATTACGATAAACACTCCATGCATAAGTCGATCCGAGCATTAAATGAAGAACTACTCCTGCAGTAGCTACGATATATCTATTTGTCTTTTTCACCAAAAACCTCTTTCTATAAATCCGAACATAAAAGTGAAGCAAATTATGCAATGTTAGGTTTTTAGTTTATAAAACTTATTACATTTTGTCAATTTATTTGTTTTAAATTAAAACACGTACATTATCAAACCGATCAAAACATTTCATACGCTTCTTTAAAGCTGGATATCAGTTTGTCACAAGCTGATAAGTCTTGTTTGGGATAACCAGGGTTAGCAAAGCCAACACAGGTCATTCCCGCTGCCTTGGCTGCTAAGCTTCCATTCTTAGTATCCTCAAATACAATACAAGCTTCAACTGGTGCACCTAATAATTGTGCAGCTTTCACAAAAACATCTGGTGAAGGTTTTGAGTGTTCTACTTCTTCTCCACTGACTAACACATCAAAAACATGGTCAAGTTTAAGCGCCTTTAAGTTGCGCTCAATATCTTGTCTGGGTGAGGAAGAAGCAACTGCTAAAGGGTAGCCTTTTTCATGTAAATACTTGATAAATTCTGGTGTATGTTGGATTGCTTTAACGCCATCCCTAGAAATCATCTCTTCTCTACGATCATTCATTTCATTAATTAAGGTTTCCACTGAATCATCTAGCTGACATTCAGTTTTCATTTTTTGCCACATGAATTCAAATGTGGTTCCCATGAATTGGTATTGATAAGATTCATCTGTATCAATACCTCTATCTAATAGCATTTGTGTTTTACTGCTTAAAAAAGTGTATTCGGAATCAACAATGACTCCATCCATATCAAAAATAATAAATTCTTTCATATTTCCCCCTCAAACTCAGAACGTTTTCTATTTATGAAAAAATCATTCAACTGTATAATAAACTATTATCAATTGAATGACCTTCTTTTCAATATTGTAATAGCAAAATTAAATGATAAAACTTCACTATTTATCTTATGTTATAGTTAAACTAATCACAAATACAGAACTTATTTGTGCGCGCCTTTAGCAACTAATTCTTCTAATTCAGTTAATCGTGCTTCAAAAACAGCGAATGCTTGATCCAAGTAGTCTTCTTGAGTCATATCAACACCTGCTTTGGCAATGACTTCTAATGGGTAATCAGAATTTCCTGCTTTCAAATATGACAGATAAGCATCAATATCTTCTTGACTTCCATGGACAATTTTATTTGCTAAATAGCTTGCCGCAGCAAAACCAGTTGAGTATTGATAAACATAATAATTATAGTAGAAATGTGGAATTCTAGCCCACTCATATTGAATAAAATGATTATCTTCTTTAGCTAGTCCATAATATTTTTGATTAAGTTCGGCGTATAAATTATTAATGTATTCACTTGTTAAGACTTCACCATTTTGATCAGCTTGGTGAATCGCATGCTCAAACTCAGCAAATTGAGTTTGACGGAAAACAGAACCTCTAAAGCCATCCAAATAATTATTTAAAATGGCAAAACGAGTTTTATCATCAGCTACTTCTTTCAAGAGAGCTTCAGTTAAAATATTTTCATTTGTTGTCGATGCAATTTCTGCCAAGAAGATACTATAATCACCATAAACATATGGTTGATTTTCTCTAGTTAAAGTTGAATGTAGGCTGTGGCCAGTTTCATGAATCAGTGTATAAAGGTTATCAAGATTATCTTGCCAGTTAAGTAGCATAAATGCATTTGTATCATATGATCCACCTGAATAGGCACCTGAACGTTTACCTTTATTAACATGAACATCAATCCAACGTTCTGTGAATGCACGATTTACTCGGTCTGAATATTCCTTACCAAACACTTCTAAAACAGTTTGTACTTTCTCAATTGCTTCATCATATGTCATATCAAGATTTGTCTCAGATAATGGTGTATAAACATCATACATTTTAAGTTCATCCAAACCAAGAACTTCTTGTCTTAATTTCAAGTAACGATGTAATAATGGTAAATGTTTATTTACTGATGAAAGTAAAGTGTCATAAACTGCTTCAGGAATGAAATTTGCAGACATTGCTGCTTGGCGAGCAGAGTCATATTTATGAACACGCGCTTGATAGTTTTGTACTTTTACATTTGTTTGAAGTGTTTTGGCGTAAGTATGTTGAAATTGTTCATAAGTACTATACATTGCTTCATAAGCAGCTTTGCGCACATTACGATCTTTTGATTCCATCAAACTGATAAAGTTACCATGTGTGATTTCAACTTCCTTACCATTATCATCTTTCACAATTGGGAATATCAAATCGGCATTATCCAAAATACTAAATGTTTCTTCTGCCCCATTAAAGATTTCTTGTGCACCAGCTAAAAGTTCTTCCTCACGTTGAGACAAAACATGCTCTTTATATTTTAATAATTTTTCAAAGTAGTGATTGTAAAGTTCCAATTGACTTTCTTCAGCTTTAAAAGTATCTAATTGTTCAGTTGACATGGTCATAAATTCAGGCTCATAAAATGAGAAAACTTGCCCAAATTTTGCATATAAACTAGATGCTTTTGCTTGATACTCTTGATATTTGGCTACGGTAGTATCTTGATCGTTTTTCATTGATGCATAAACATAGACTTTTTCAATGCGACGCGCCAATTCAAGCTGACTATTCGTAATTTCAAACAACATTTTACTTGAATCTAATAA encodes:
- a CDS encoding L-lactate MFS transporter, with protein sequence MKKTNRYIVATAGVVLHLMLGSTYAWSVYRNPIMMETGWQQSSVAFAFSLAIFCLGMSAAFMGKLVEKFGPRLTGTISAILYAGGTMLTGLAVANHQLWLLYLGYGVVGGLGLGAGYITPVSTIIKWFPDKRGLATGLAIMGFGFASLLTSPIAQYLINHRGLVNTFYILGLVYFVIMLISSQFIKKPNPEEFQQLVDKSKDKSATDLTNGMSASQALKTKEFYILWLILFINIACGLGLISVVAPMAQDVAGMSVEAAAVVVGLMGVFNGFGRLLWASLSDFIGRPLTFVILFIVNVLMSFFLIIFHIPFLFVLSMAILMTCYGAGFSLIPPYLSDIFGAKELATLHGYILTAWGIAALVGPMLLSMIFEMTKSYTNTLVVFIGLFLLALSISVWLKNSLATDKKESLVEIK
- a CDS encoding HAD family hydrolase, which codes for MSEADTYLSGLLISEFQAQDIADIKHQLLIDGYAHVTLMKNAKKTIEKLAEMGFQLYAITSNYKQIAEIGLRSAGIFDYFTDVLSVMDTVFEDKHAAYFQYIANEYHFDLEKIPLVEDSISNLKLAKSVNMKTIYYQNNLYTIKPEDYSEVDIILNDLSELPAIIEKHL
- a CDS encoding HAD family hydrolase, whose protein sequence is MKEFIIFDMDGVIVDSEYTFLSSKTQMLLDRGIDTDESYQYQFMGTTFEFMWQKMKTECQLDDSVETLINEMNDRREEMISRDGVKAIQHTPEFIKYLHEKGYPLAVASSSPRQDIERNLKALKLDHVFDVLVSGEEVEHSKPSPDVFVKAAQLLGAPVEACIVFEDTKNGSLAAKAAGMTCVGFANPGYPKQDLSACDKLISSFKEAYEMF
- the pepF gene encoding oligoendopeptidase F; the protein is MTDNRSHLDEKYTWDLSTIFKTDEEFETELKVLNQDADAAQKYAGHLLDSSKMLFEITNSQLELARRIEKVYVYASMKNDQDTTVAKYQEYQAKASSLYAKFGQVFSFYEPEFMTMSTEQLDTFKAEESQLELYNHYFEKLLKYKEHVLSQREEELLAGAQEIFNGAEETFSILDNADLIFPIVKDDNGKEVEITHGNFISLMESKDRNVRKAAYEAMYSTYEQFQHTYAKTLQTNVKVQNYQARVHKYDSARQAAMSANFIPEAVYDTLLSSVNKHLPLLHRYLKLRQEVLGLDELKMYDVYTPLSETNLDMTYDEAIEKVQTVLEVFGKEYSDRVNRAFTERWIDVHVNKGKRSGAYSGGSYDTNAFMLLNWQDNLDNLYTLIHETGHSLHSTLTRENQPYVYGDYSIFLAEIASTTNENILTEALLKEVADDKTRFAILNNYLDGFRGSVFRQTQFAEFEHAIHQADQNGEVLTSEYINNLYAELNQKYYGLAKEDNHFIQYEWARIPHFYYNYYVYQYSTGFAAASYLANKIVHGSQEDIDAYLSYLKAGNSDYPLEVIAKAGVDMTQEDYLDQAFAVFEARLTELEELVAKGAHK